One Cryptomeria japonica chromosome 9, Sugi_1.0, whole genome shotgun sequence genomic window carries:
- the LOC131858347 gene encoding uncharacterized protein LOC131858347 produces the protein MGDGDEIPIRITNVELAKIVKEQMAESRAVREENRAMKRELDKLKGQVRRGSQEESEEEEEEQDPAGQANIPEDQKAILAALERVGVKDRNDIPLFHGKLEPKECMDWIEALENYFECEVVLPSQRVKLAKSKLKGPALSWWNFLQNERLEEGKEVISTWTKMKAELKRQFVPDDYEVTLHKKLQNLKQKDLDVSTYTQEFHNLTLKAKMFETEKQKLARYINGLKYSIQDELTLVSVESVHKCFQLALKIEEKQKRRGEQSKGRGNSFRGRGRFNGRGTFLKSQGESSNQSADNDAGGRGSFRGRGSNNGRGRSRGRGPNVFTRRCFSCNQVGHQSFRCPQKNDSSNQGDRRVQLIHEEDCQSNSSYHTVSSKHADPVQGETLMFNRLLLVPLNKEPAQRKSLFRTTCKAKGKVCKVIVDSGSTENLVSLEMVTKLNLKRLPHPTPYKVSWLNKEQQTIVNEQCLVEFEIGRPWQYDTNAQHDGKTNVFNITKDGENFIMTPLPDVANNSILQSSVMVVKEKEFLEGLKEENPPCFAVVIRPKETNYEGRELNLEAKESTCPKVVFDLLNKYDGIIADSANESLPPKRSISHCIDLIPGATLPNKAAYKLTPEQNAEVARQIQGLLEKGYIRKSISPCVVPAVLAPKKEGTWRLCTNSHAINKITIRYQFPMPRIEDLMDCLGGAKYYSKIDLKSGYHQIRIREGDEWKTAFKTNEGLFEWIVMPFGLSNAPSTFMCLMNEVLKPFLHQFVIVYLDDILIFSGSKEEHLQHLDQVLRKLHEEGLRINLEKCSFMQEELVFLGFVISKGSLKMDPSKVDAILNWPAPTIAMEVKSFHGLCSFYRKFIRNFSGICAPLIDTIKGGRKCVFQWTKEANESFELLKRKISEQPVLVLPDFYKVFVVECDASNKAIGGSLRKWRHYLLPKEFIVFTDNHALSFLNRQEKLNHRHVKWMEFLQAYTFSIKHKKGVTNKVADALSRRTLAIQSMQLESAGLEAMASMYATDEDFKEIYQTEVINRSLGNLLRCLTQEHGTSWDSVLAQAEFSYNDSVNRSTGKTPFQIVYGIHPRGILELRDVNCLEKPSALADDFVNVMKDIQDQVKKERLPQGHYMKLMEKKIGPFKILKRSGPNAYHVDLPPDIHLSPIFNVADLYLYKGPVDNSVTAGAADSLVDAQLSTLPKWKSRLVEDATWLSTAALEKLGFSVPAVPTQGT, from the exons ATGGGGGATGGAGATGAAATCCCTATCAGAATCACCAATGTAGAATTGGCTAAGATAGTCAAAGAGCAAATGGCAGAGAGTAGGGCTGTCAGAGAGGAGAATAGGGCAATGAAGAGAGAGTTAGATAAGTTGAAAGGCCAAGTGAGGAGAGGAAGCCAAGAAGAgtcagaagaagaagaggaagagcaagatCCAGCCGGTCAAGCAAATATTCCGGAGGATCAAAAGGCAATCCTTGCAGCCCTAGAGAGGGTAGGAGTAAAGGATAGGAATGATATTCCTTTGTTCCATGGCAAATTGGAACCAAAAGAATGcatggattggatagaagctttgGAGAATTATTTTGAGTGTGAGGTAGTACTTCCAAGCCAAAGGGTGAAGTTGGCAAAGTCAAAATTGAAGGGGCCAGCCCTTAGTTGGTGGAATTTTCTACAAAATGAGAGATTGGAAGAGGGAAAGGAGGTCATTTCCACTTGGACCAAAATGAAGGCAGAATTGAAAAGACAGTTTGTACCGGATGATTATGAAGTGACCCTTCATAAGAAGcttcaaaatttgaagcaaaaagatcttgatgtgagTACCTATACTCAAGAATTTCACAATTTGACCTTGAAGGCCAAAATGTTTGAAACTGAAAAACAAAAACTTGCAAGGTATATCAATGGATTGAAATATAGCATCCAAGATGAATTGACATTGGTTAGTGTGGAATCAGTCCACAAATGTTTTCAGCTTGCCCTCAAGATTGaggaaaaacaaaaaagaagaggagaacaaAGTAAGGGAAGAGGAAACTCATTCCGTGGAAGAGGTAGGTTCAATGGGAGAGGAACTTTTCTTAAGTCCCAAGGTGAAAGCAGCAATCAAAGTGCTGATAATGATGCTGGTGGTAGAGGTTCATTCAGAGGAAGAGGGTCAAATAATGGCAggggaagatcaagaggaagaggccCTAATGTGTTCACCAGAAGATGCTTCTCATGCAACCAAGTTGGGCATCAATCTTTCAGATGTCCACAAAAGAATGACAGCAGCAATCAAGGAGATAGAAGGGTACAATTGATTCACGAAGAGGATTGCCAAAGCAATTCATCATACCATACAGTTTCATCCAAGCATGCTGATCCAGTACAAGGAGAAACTCTTATGTTCAATAGATTGCTATTGGTACCACTCAATAAGGAGCCAGCACAAAGGAAATCTCTATTCCGGACTACTTGCAAAGCAAAAGGTAAAGTctgtaaggtaattgttgattccgGCTCTACTGAAAATCTAGTTTCTTTGGAAATGGTAACCAAGTTAAATTTGAAAAGGCTTCCACATCCTACTCCCTATAAAGTTTCTTGGTTGAATAAGGAGCAGCAAACTATTGTGAATGAACAATGCTTGgtagaatttgaaattg gaagaccatggcaatatgatacTAATGCCCAGCATGATGGGAAAACCAATGTGTTCAATATAACTAAGGATGGAGAAAATTTCATAATGACACCTTTACCGGATGTTGCAAATAATTCAATCTTGCAAAGTAGTGTTATGGTTGTCAAAGAAAAAGAGTTTTTAGAAGGTCTTAAGGAAGAGAATCCTCCATGCTTTGCTGTTGTAATCAGACCTAAGGAAACTAATTATGAGGGCAGGGAATTGAATCTAGAAGCCAAGGAAAGTACTTGTCCTAAGGTTGTATTTGATTTGCTGAATAAGTATGATGGTATTATTGCTGATAGTGCTAATGAGTCTCTTCCACCAAAGAGGTCAATCAGCCATTGTATTGATTTGATTCCAGGTGCTACATTACCAAATAAAGCAGCCTATAAACTAACTCCCGAACAAAATGCTGAAGTTGCACGACAAATCCAAGGATTGTTAGAAAAGGGTTACATACGGAAAAGTATCAGCCCATGTGTTGTCCCAGCAGTCCTTgctcctaagaaagaaggaacTTGGAGGTTATGTACAAATTCTCATGCCATTAATAAGATTACTATTAGATACCAGTTTCCCatgcctaggatagaggatctCATGGATTGTTTAGGTGGTGCTAAATATTATTCAAAGATTgatcttaaaagtggttatcatcaaatccggATACGTGAAGGGGACGAATGGAAAACCGCTTTCAAAACTAATGAGGGTTTGTTTGAATGGATAGTTATGCCTTTTGGTTTATCCAATGCTCCTAGTACTTTCATGTGTTTAATGAATGAAGTGCTGAAACCTTTTCTTCATcaatttgttattgtatatttggatgatattctgatttttagtgGCAGCAAAGAGGAGCATTTACAACATTTGGATCAGGTCTTGAGGAAGCTTCATGAAGAAGGCTTGAGGATAAACTTAGAGAAGTGTTCCTTCATGCAAGAAGAACTTGTGTTCTTGGGTTTTGTAATTTCAAAAGGCAGTCTGAAAATGGATCCTTCAAAGGTAGACGCCATCCTAAATTGGCCAGCACCTACTATAGCCATGGAGGTAAAAAGTTTTCATGGTTTATGCAGTTTCTATAGAAAGTTTATTAGAAACTTTAGTGGTATTTGTGCTCCACTTATTGATACTATTAAAGGTGGCAGAAAATGTGTTTTCCAATGGACTAAAGAGGCCAATGAATCTTTTGAATTACTGAAAAGGAAAATATCCGAACAGCCAGTACTTGTTTTACCGGATTTTTATAAGGtttttgttgttgaatgtgatgctagcaataagGCTATTGGTGGG TCATTaagaaaatggaggcattatcttttacCAAAAGAGTTCATTGTTTTTACGGATAACCATGCACTTAGTTTTCTGAATAGACAAGAGAAACTAAACCATAGACATGTCAAGTGGATGGAGTTTTTGCAGGCCTATACTTTCagcattaaacataagaaaggggTTACTAATAAGGTGgcggatgctttgagtagaaggacaCTTGCCATTCAGTCTATGCAATTGGAAAGTGCTGGTTTAGAAGCTATGGCATCCATGTATGCTACGGATGAAGATTTCAAGGAAATTTATCAG ACTGAGGTCATCAATAGGTCTCTTGGTAATCTTTTGAGGTGCTTGACACAAGAACATGGTACAAGTTGGGATTCAGTTTTGGCTCAAGCTGAGTTCTCCTATAATGATTCAGTGAATCGTAGTACCGGGAAAactccatttcagattgtgtatggtaTTCATCCACGGGGCATTTTGGAATTAAGGGATGTTAATTGTTTGGAAAAGCCCAGTGCTTTGGCTGATGATTTTGTTAATGTTATGAAGGATATTCAGGATCAGGTTAAG AAAGAAAGGCTACCTCAGGGCCATTATATGAAGCTTATGGAAAAAAAGATTGGACCTTTTAAAATTCTCAAACGCAGTGGTCCTAATGCCTATCATGTTGATCTTCCTCCGGATATTCATTTatcacctatctttaatgttgctgatctaTATTTGTATAAAGGTCCTGTTGATAATTCTGTGACTGCAGGTGCTGCTGATTCTCTTGTTGATGCACAGCTTTCAACTCTTCCTAAG TGGAAATCCAGACTAGTTGAAGATGCTACATGGCTGTCTACTGCCGCTCTTGAGAAGTTGGGTTTTTCTGTTCCAGCAgtcccaactcaagggacttga